In one window of Epinephelus fuscoguttatus linkage group LG20, E.fuscoguttatus.final_Chr_v1 DNA:
- the crym gene encoding ketimine reductase mu-crystallin, whose translation MAGPPVVIWEQEVQPLLRYKELIPRLEEALGKFSRRDSAEVIQPVRTTVPLQKHSGFLGLMPTYMQNDGVLCTKLVCFYNREEGSTLPATQAAVVLLDPEYGNVKAVIDGEVITCMRTAAVSAISAKLLMSPEAKVLAILGSGKQALSHYNVFTEMFSFEEVRVWSRTRQGVERFSQSVSGPVTACVSVEEAVKGADVIVTVTRCTEPVLFGQWVKPGAHVAAVGACRPNWRELDDVLMKEAVVYADSREGAMTESGDVILSGAEVFAELGDVINGTKPAHRGKTTVFKSLGMGVQDAASAKLVFDQWKAKASQS comes from the exons ATGGCCGGCCCCCCTGTTGTTATCTGGGAGCAGGAGGTGCAGCCCCTGCTGCGGTACAAAGAGTTGATCCCGCGTCTGGAGGAAGCTTTGGGAAAGTTCTCCAGACGAGACAGCGCGGAGGTGATCCAGCCTGTGCGCACCACCGTGCCTCTGCAGAAACACAGCGG CTTTCTGGGACTGATGCCCACGTACATGCAGAATGACGGAGTCCTGTGCACAAAGTTGGTGTGTTTCTACAATAGGGAGGAAGGCTCAACTTTACCAGCCACGCAAGCCGCGGTGGTGCTGCTGGACCCGGAGTATGGAAACGTCAAGGCT GTCATTGACGGAGAGGTGATAACATGCATGAGGACAGCTGCTGTCTCTGCCATTTCTGCTAAG CTGCTGATGAGCCCTGAAGCAAAGGTGTTGGCCATCTTGGGATCTGGCAAACAAGCTTTGAGTCATTACAATGTCTTTACAGAGATGTTTTCATTCGAAGAG GTGCGTGTGTGGAGTCGCACAAGACAGGGAGTGGAGAGATTTTCCCAATCTGTCAGTGGCCCGGTGACAGCATGTGTCTCAGTGGAGGAGGCAGTGAAGGGAGCAGATGTCATAGTGACGGTAACCAGATGTACAGAGCCAGTGCTCTTTGGTCAGTGGGTCAAACCAGGAGCCCATGTGGCAG CAGTGGGAGCTTGCAGGCCAAACTGGCGGGAGCTGGACGACGTGTTGATGAAGGAGGCAGTGGTGTACGCTGACAGCAGGGAGGGTGCAATGACTGAGTCCGGTGATGTCATCCTCTCTGGA GCTGAGGTGTTTGCAGAGCTGGGAGACGTTATTAATGGGACAAAACCTGCCCACAGAGGGAAGACAACCGTGTTTAAATCCCTCG GGATGGGAGTTCAAGATGCTGCGTCTGCTAAGCTGGTATTTGACCAATGGAAAGCCAAAGCCAGCCAATCATGA